In a single window of the Equus quagga isolate Etosha38 chromosome 7, UCLA_HA_Equagga_1.0, whole genome shotgun sequence genome:
- the STX4 gene encoding syntaxin-4 isoform X1 — MRDRTHELRQGDDSSDDEDKERVALVVQPGTARLGSPDDEFFQKVRTIRQAIVKLENKVRELEKQQVTILATPLPEESMKQDLQNLRDEIKQLGREIRAELKAIEPQKEEADENYNSVNMRMRKTQHGVLSQQFVELINKCNSMQSEYREKNVERIRRQLKITNAGMVSDEELEQMLDSGQSEVFVSNILKDTQVTRQALNEISARHSEIQQLERSIRELHEIFTFLATEVEMQGEMINRIEKNILSSADYVERGQEHVKMTLESQKKARKKKFLIAICVSITVLILLVIIVISTLV; from the exons ATGCGGGACAGGACCCACGAACTGAGGCAG GGGGATGACAGCTCGGACGATGAGGACAAGGAACGGGTCGCGCTGGTGGTACAGCCGGGCACGGCACGGCTGGGGAGCCCGGACGATGAGTTCTTCCAGAAG GTCCGGACAATTCGGCAGGCTATTGTCAAGCTAGAGAATAAAGTCCGAGAGTTGGAGAAGCAGCAGGTCACCATCCTGGCCACGCCCCTTCCCGAGGAGA GCATGAAGCAGGACCTGCAGAACCTGCGCGACGAGATCAAACAGCTGGGGAGGGAGATCCGCGCCGAGCTGAAGG CCATAGAGCCTCAGAAGGAGGAAGCTGATGAGAATTATAACTCGGTCAACATGAGGATGAGAAAAACGCAG CATGGGGTCCTGTCCCAGCAATTCGTGGAGCTCATCAACAAGTGCAACTCGATGCAGTCTGAATACCGGGAGAAGAATGTGGAACGGATTCGGAGGCAGCTGAAGATCA CAAATGCTGGAATGGTGTCTGATGAGGAGCTGGAGCAGATGCTGGACAGTGGGCAGAGTGAGGTGTTTGTGTCCAAT ATACTGAAGGATACACAAGTGACTCGACAGGCACTAAATGAGATCTCAGCCCGGCACAGTGAGATTCAGCAGCTTGAACGCAGTATCCGTGAACTTCATGAGATCTTCACTTTTCTCGCTACTGAGGTGGAGATGCAG GGGGAGATGATCAATCGGATTGAGAAGAACATCCTGAGCTCAGCAGACTATGTGGAACGTGGGCAGGAACATGTCAAGATGACCCTCGAGAGCCAGAAGAAGGCGCGGAAG AAGAAATTCTTGATTGCCATCTGTGTGTCCATCACTGTCCTTATTCTGTTGGTCATCATTGTCATCTCCACATTGGTTTGA
- the ZNF668 gene encoding zinc finger protein 668 isoform X2, with the protein MEVESAEEGSPSPGYKRSGRRYKCLSCTKTFPNAPRAARHAATHGPVDCAEEVAEVKLKPETEAKAEDAGGDKVSGAAAKPRPYACPLCPKAYKTAPELRSHGRSHTGEKPFPCPECGRRFMQPVCLRVHLASHAGELPFRCAHCPKAYGALSKLKIHQRGHTGERPYACADCGKSFADPSVFRKHRRTHAGLRPYGCERCGKAYAELKDLRNHERSHTGERPFLCSECGKSFSRSSSLTCHQRIHAAQKPYRCPACGKGFTQLSSYQSHERTHSGEKPFLCPRCGRMFSDPSSFRRHQRAHEGVKPYRCEKCGKDFRQPADLAMHRRVHTGDRPFKCLQCDKTFVASWDLKRHALVHSGQRPFRCEECGRAFAERASLTKHSRVHSGERPFHCNACGKSFVVSSSLRKHERTHRSSEATGAPPQQELVVGLALPVSVAGEGSAAPAASAGLGDPPAGLLGLPPESSGVMATQWQVVGMTVEHVECQDAGVGEAPGPLGGAGEVGGEEVDEKPPQFVCRECKETFSTLTLLRRHERSHPELRPFPCTQCGKSFSDRAGLRKHSRTHSSVRPYTCSHCPKAFLSASDLRKHERTHPVPMETPTPLEPLVALLGMPEEGPA; encoded by the exons atggaagtggagtcCGCGGAGGAAGGGTCCCCATCCCCCGGCTATAAGCGCTCCGGCCGCCGCTACAAGTGCCTGTCCTGTACCAAGACGTTTCCAAATGCGCCCCGGGCAGCGCGCCATGCTGCTACTCACGGGCCTGTAGACTGTGCAGAGGAGGTGGCCGAGGTGAAGCTGAAGCCGGAGACGGAAGCCAAAGCGGAGGATGCCGGCGGGGACAAGGTGTCAGGTGCAGCGGCTAAGCCTCGGCCTTATGCATGCCCGCTGTGCCCCAAGGCCTACAAAACGGCACCCGAGCTGCGCAGTCACGGGCGCAGCCACACCGGCGAGAAGCCCTTCCCTTGCCCCGAGTGCGGCCGCCGCTTCATGCAGCCCGTGTGCCTGCGAGTGCACCTGGCCTCGCACGCCGGCGAGCTGCCCTTCCGCTGTGCTCACTGCCCCAAGGCCTACGGCGCGCTCTCCAAGCTCAAGATCCACCAGCGCGGTCACACAGGAGAGCGGCCCTATGCCTGTGCTGACTGCGGCAAGAGCTTCGCCGACCCTTCGGTGTTCCGCAAGCACCGGCGCACGCACGCCGGCCTGCGGCCCTACGGCTGCGAGCGCTGCGGCAAGGCCTACGCCGAGCTCAAGGACCTACGCAACCACGAGCG GTCCCACACCGGTGAGCGGCCCTTCCTCTGCTCAGAGTGCGGGAAGAGCTTCTCCCGCTCGTCCTCGCTCACATGCCACCAGCGCATCCACGCGGCACAGAAGCCCTACCGCTGCCCGGCCTGTGGCAAGGGCTTCACGCAGCTCAGCTCCTACCAGAGCCACGAGCGCACTCACTCTGGCGAGAAACCCTTCCTGTGCCCGCGCTGCGGCCGCATGTTCTCCGACCCCTCGAGCTTCCGGCGCCACCAGCGGGCACACGAGGGCGTGAAGCCTTACCGCTGCGAGAAGTGCGGCAAGGACTTTCGGCAGCCGGCGGACCTGGCCATGCACCGGCGGGTGCACACGGGTGACCGGCCGTTCAAGTGCCTGCAGTGTGACAAGACGTTCGTGGCGTCCTGGGACCTCAAGAGGCACGCGTTGGTGCACTCAGGCCAGCGGCCCTTCCGCTGTGAAGAGTGTGGGCGAGCCTTCGCCGAGAGAGCCAGTCTCACTAAACACAGCCGCGTGCACTCGGGGGAGCGCCCCTTCCACTGTAATGCCTGCGGAAAGTCCTTTGTGGTATCATCAAGCCTGAGGAAGCACGAGCGGACCCATCGAAGTAGCGAGGCCACAGGGGCTCCCCCACAACAGGAGCTAGTGGTGGGACTGGCACTGCCTGTGAGCGTGGCAGGCGAGGGTTCAGCGGCTCCCGCAGCAAGTGCAGGGCTAGGGGACCCTCCAGCAGGGCTGCTAGGGCTACCCCCTGAATCGAGTGGTGTGATGGCCACCCAGTGGCAAGTGGTGGGCATGACGGTGGAGCATGTGGAGTGCCAAGACGCTGGGGTTGGGGAGGCTCCTGGTCCCTTGGGGGGAGCAGGTGAGGTAGGGGGTGAGGAGGTTGATGAGAAGCCACCACAGTTTGTGTGCCGGGAGTGCAAGGAGACGTTCTCCACGCTGACATTGCTGCGACGGCACGAGCGCTCACACCCAGAGCTCCGGCCCTTTCCTTGCACCCAGTGCGGCAAGAGCTTCTCAGACCGGGCTGGGCTGCGCAAGCACAGCCGCACCCACAGCTCTGTGCGCCCCTACACTTGCTCCCACTGCCCCAAGGCCTTCTTGAGTGCCAGCGATCTGCGTAAGCATGAACGTACACACCCTGTGCCCATGGAGACTCCCACGCCCCTTGAGCCTCTTGTGGCTTTGCTAGGAATGCctgaagaggggccagcctga
- the ZNF668 gene encoding zinc finger protein 668 isoform X1 has product MVRWLEPGPSGMPQGLEKPRRKCREALSIEAMEVESAEEGSPSPGYKRSGRRYKCLSCTKTFPNAPRAARHAATHGPVDCAEEVAEVKLKPETEAKAEDAGGDKVSGAAAKPRPYACPLCPKAYKTAPELRSHGRSHTGEKPFPCPECGRRFMQPVCLRVHLASHAGELPFRCAHCPKAYGALSKLKIHQRGHTGERPYACADCGKSFADPSVFRKHRRTHAGLRPYGCERCGKAYAELKDLRNHERSHTGERPFLCSECGKSFSRSSSLTCHQRIHAAQKPYRCPACGKGFTQLSSYQSHERTHSGEKPFLCPRCGRMFSDPSSFRRHQRAHEGVKPYRCEKCGKDFRQPADLAMHRRVHTGDRPFKCLQCDKTFVASWDLKRHALVHSGQRPFRCEECGRAFAERASLTKHSRVHSGERPFHCNACGKSFVVSSSLRKHERTHRSSEATGAPPQQELVVGLALPVSVAGEGSAAPAASAGLGDPPAGLLGLPPESSGVMATQWQVVGMTVEHVECQDAGVGEAPGPLGGAGEVGGEEVDEKPPQFVCRECKETFSTLTLLRRHERSHPELRPFPCTQCGKSFSDRAGLRKHSRTHSSVRPYTCSHCPKAFLSASDLRKHERTHPVPMETPTPLEPLVALLGMPEEGPA; this is encoded by the exons ATGGTGAGATGGTTGGAACCTGGGCCTTCTGGAATGCCACAGGGTTTAGAAAAGCCCAGAAGGAAGTGCAG AGAAGCTCTGTCCATCgaggccatggaagtggagtcCGCGGAGGAAGGGTCCCCATCCCCCGGCTATAAGCGCTCCGGCCGCCGCTACAAGTGCCTGTCCTGTACCAAGACGTTTCCAAATGCGCCCCGGGCAGCGCGCCATGCTGCTACTCACGGGCCTGTAGACTGTGCAGAGGAGGTGGCCGAGGTGAAGCTGAAGCCGGAGACGGAAGCCAAAGCGGAGGATGCCGGCGGGGACAAGGTGTCAGGTGCAGCGGCTAAGCCTCGGCCTTATGCATGCCCGCTGTGCCCCAAGGCCTACAAAACGGCACCCGAGCTGCGCAGTCACGGGCGCAGCCACACCGGCGAGAAGCCCTTCCCTTGCCCCGAGTGCGGCCGCCGCTTCATGCAGCCCGTGTGCCTGCGAGTGCACCTGGCCTCGCACGCCGGCGAGCTGCCCTTCCGCTGTGCTCACTGCCCCAAGGCCTACGGCGCGCTCTCCAAGCTCAAGATCCACCAGCGCGGTCACACAGGAGAGCGGCCCTATGCCTGTGCTGACTGCGGCAAGAGCTTCGCCGACCCTTCGGTGTTCCGCAAGCACCGGCGCACGCACGCCGGCCTGCGGCCCTACGGCTGCGAGCGCTGCGGCAAGGCCTACGCCGAGCTCAAGGACCTACGCAACCACGAGCG GTCCCACACCGGTGAGCGGCCCTTCCTCTGCTCAGAGTGCGGGAAGAGCTTCTCCCGCTCGTCCTCGCTCACATGCCACCAGCGCATCCACGCGGCACAGAAGCCCTACCGCTGCCCGGCCTGTGGCAAGGGCTTCACGCAGCTCAGCTCCTACCAGAGCCACGAGCGCACTCACTCTGGCGAGAAACCCTTCCTGTGCCCGCGCTGCGGCCGCATGTTCTCCGACCCCTCGAGCTTCCGGCGCCACCAGCGGGCACACGAGGGCGTGAAGCCTTACCGCTGCGAGAAGTGCGGCAAGGACTTTCGGCAGCCGGCGGACCTGGCCATGCACCGGCGGGTGCACACGGGTGACCGGCCGTTCAAGTGCCTGCAGTGTGACAAGACGTTCGTGGCGTCCTGGGACCTCAAGAGGCACGCGTTGGTGCACTCAGGCCAGCGGCCCTTCCGCTGTGAAGAGTGTGGGCGAGCCTTCGCCGAGAGAGCCAGTCTCACTAAACACAGCCGCGTGCACTCGGGGGAGCGCCCCTTCCACTGTAATGCCTGCGGAAAGTCCTTTGTGGTATCATCAAGCCTGAGGAAGCACGAGCGGACCCATCGAAGTAGCGAGGCCACAGGGGCTCCCCCACAACAGGAGCTAGTGGTGGGACTGGCACTGCCTGTGAGCGTGGCAGGCGAGGGTTCAGCGGCTCCCGCAGCAAGTGCAGGGCTAGGGGACCCTCCAGCAGGGCTGCTAGGGCTACCCCCTGAATCGAGTGGTGTGATGGCCACCCAGTGGCAAGTGGTGGGCATGACGGTGGAGCATGTGGAGTGCCAAGACGCTGGGGTTGGGGAGGCTCCTGGTCCCTTGGGGGGAGCAGGTGAGGTAGGGGGTGAGGAGGTTGATGAGAAGCCACCACAGTTTGTGTGCCGGGAGTGCAAGGAGACGTTCTCCACGCTGACATTGCTGCGACGGCACGAGCGCTCACACCCAGAGCTCCGGCCCTTTCCTTGCACCCAGTGCGGCAAGAGCTTCTCAGACCGGGCTGGGCTGCGCAAGCACAGCCGCACCCACAGCTCTGTGCGCCCCTACACTTGCTCCCACTGCCCCAAGGCCTTCTTGAGTGCCAGCGATCTGCGTAAGCATGAACGTACACACCCTGTGCCCATGGAGACTCCCACGCCCCTTGAGCCTCTTGTGGCTTTGCTAGGAATGCctgaagaggggccagcctga
- the STX4 gene encoding syntaxin-4 isoform X3 gives MRDRTHELRQVRTIRQAIVKLENKVRELEKQQVTILATPLPEESMKQDLQNLRDEIKQLGREIRAELKAIEPQKEEADENYNSVNMRMRKTQHGVLSQQFVELINKCNSMQSEYREKNVERIRRQLKITNAGMVSDEELEQMLDSGQSEVFVSNILKDTQVTRQALNEISARHSEIQQLERSIRELHEIFTFLATEVEMQGEMINRIEKNILSSADYVERGQEHVKMTLESQKKARKKKFLIAICVSITVLILLVIIVISTLV, from the exons ATGCGGGACAGGACCCACGAACTGAGGCAG GTCCGGACAATTCGGCAGGCTATTGTCAAGCTAGAGAATAAAGTCCGAGAGTTGGAGAAGCAGCAGGTCACCATCCTGGCCACGCCCCTTCCCGAGGAGA GCATGAAGCAGGACCTGCAGAACCTGCGCGACGAGATCAAACAGCTGGGGAGGGAGATCCGCGCCGAGCTGAAGG CCATAGAGCCTCAGAAGGAGGAAGCTGATGAGAATTATAACTCGGTCAACATGAGGATGAGAAAAACGCAG CATGGGGTCCTGTCCCAGCAATTCGTGGAGCTCATCAACAAGTGCAACTCGATGCAGTCTGAATACCGGGAGAAGAATGTGGAACGGATTCGGAGGCAGCTGAAGATCA CAAATGCTGGAATGGTGTCTGATGAGGAGCTGGAGCAGATGCTGGACAGTGGGCAGAGTGAGGTGTTTGTGTCCAAT ATACTGAAGGATACACAAGTGACTCGACAGGCACTAAATGAGATCTCAGCCCGGCACAGTGAGATTCAGCAGCTTGAACGCAGTATCCGTGAACTTCATGAGATCTTCACTTTTCTCGCTACTGAGGTGGAGATGCAG GGGGAGATGATCAATCGGATTGAGAAGAACATCCTGAGCTCAGCAGACTATGTGGAACGTGGGCAGGAACATGTCAAGATGACCCTCGAGAGCCAGAAGAAGGCGCGGAAG AAGAAATTCTTGATTGCCATCTGTGTGTCCATCACTGTCCTTATTCTGTTGGTCATCATTGTCATCTCCACATTGGTTTGA
- the STX4 gene encoding syntaxin-4 isoform X2, with product MRDRTHELRQGDDSSDDEDKERVALVVQPGTARLGSPDDEFFQKVRTIRQAIVKLENKVRELEKQQVTILATPLPEESMKQDLQNLRDEIKQLGREIRAELKAIEPQKEEADENYNSVNMRMRKTQHGVLSQQFVELINKCNSMQSEYREKNVERIRRQLKITNAGMVSDEELEQMLDSGQSEVFVSNILKDTQVTRQALNEISARHSEIQQLERSIRELHEIFTFLATEVEMQGEMINRIEKNILSSADYVERGQEHVKMTLESQKKARKMKP from the exons ATGCGGGACAGGACCCACGAACTGAGGCAG GGGGATGACAGCTCGGACGATGAGGACAAGGAACGGGTCGCGCTGGTGGTACAGCCGGGCACGGCACGGCTGGGGAGCCCGGACGATGAGTTCTTCCAGAAG GTCCGGACAATTCGGCAGGCTATTGTCAAGCTAGAGAATAAAGTCCGAGAGTTGGAGAAGCAGCAGGTCACCATCCTGGCCACGCCCCTTCCCGAGGAGA GCATGAAGCAGGACCTGCAGAACCTGCGCGACGAGATCAAACAGCTGGGGAGGGAGATCCGCGCCGAGCTGAAGG CCATAGAGCCTCAGAAGGAGGAAGCTGATGAGAATTATAACTCGGTCAACATGAGGATGAGAAAAACGCAG CATGGGGTCCTGTCCCAGCAATTCGTGGAGCTCATCAACAAGTGCAACTCGATGCAGTCTGAATACCGGGAGAAGAATGTGGAACGGATTCGGAGGCAGCTGAAGATCA CAAATGCTGGAATGGTGTCTGATGAGGAGCTGGAGCAGATGCTGGACAGTGGGCAGAGTGAGGTGTTTGTGTCCAAT ATACTGAAGGATACACAAGTGACTCGACAGGCACTAAATGAGATCTCAGCCCGGCACAGTGAGATTCAGCAGCTTGAACGCAGTATCCGTGAACTTCATGAGATCTTCACTTTTCTCGCTACTGAGGTGGAGATGCAG GGGGAGATGATCAATCGGATTGAGAAGAACATCCTGAGCTCAGCAGACTATGTGGAACGTGGGCAGGAACATGTCAAGATGACCCTCGAGAGCCAGAAGAAGGCGCGGAAG ATGAAGCCCTAA